One part of the Vicia villosa cultivar HV-30 ecotype Madison, WI linkage group LG6, Vvil1.0, whole genome shotgun sequence genome encodes these proteins:
- the LOC131612859 gene encoding uncharacterized protein LOC131612859: protein MGCDSIDPAFAQFDHVFVHVDNNPRLSNSVFSDSPDDPDAEFDSDDGFAEGSGPLPDDVRKEILELGFPDDGYNYLYHLREIKKTGGGSNFFSNPKFKLEHVSEVKAYDASRVRIKEAAKKEPEKNTLYSVASHTANVKVQKAVDSEVAALLDDSDVSRFGSDVEDLEKNFIVQANLCYDKEDEEKAHTSNGKNFSEESMMSRSLNNKQVSQVSTYSTLYMVLYIWLFFTCDRINI from the exons ATGGGTTGTGACTCAATCGATCCAGCATTCGCTCAATTCGACCATGTTTTTGTTCACGTCGATAACAATCCTCGTCTCTCTAACTCCGTCTTCTCCGATTCACCCGATGACCCTGACGCAGAATTTGACAGCGATGACGGATTTGCTGAAGGTAGTGGTCCTTTGCCGGACGACGTGAGGAAGGAGATTCTGGAATTAGGGTTTCCGGATGATGGTTATAACTACTTGTATCATTTGAGGGAAATTAAAAAAACTGGCGGTGGCTCAAATTTCTTTAGTAACCCTAAGTTTAAACTTGAGCATGTTAGTGAAGTTAAG GCTTATGATGCTTCGAGAGTGCGAATTAAAGAGGCGGCGAAGAAAGAGCCCGAAAAAAACACTTTGTACAGTGTTGCATCCCATACTGCTAATGTAAAGGTTCAAAAAGCTGTTGATTCTGAAGTTGCCGCACTGCTTGATGATAGTGATGTGTCACGGTTTGGCTCTGATGTCGAAGATTTGGAGAAAAACTTTATTGTCCAGGCTAACCTCTGTTATgacaaagaagatgaagagaagGCACACACGTCCAATGGAAAGAACTTCTCCGAGGAGTCTATGATGAGTAGGAGCTTAAACAATAAACAAGTATCTCAAGTTTCTACTTATTCCACTCTATATATGGTTCTCTATATATGGCTATTTTTTACGTGTGACAGAATTAATATTTGA